In the Clostridium sporogenes genome, one interval contains:
- a CDS encoding MATE family efflux transporter, whose protein sequence is MNKNKEELLHKEPKELMFKLCIPAIIGMVVIGLYSFMDGVFAGQLIGKNAMGAVAVAYPITFLNNAIATLIGIGSSSILSRAIGKNDQETVDKIMGNLLCLVLIFSTIIMIIGIVFAKELLILTGAEGEILELAVRYLRITFIGSIFVNFAQSANMVMRGEGIMKKAMLFMTIGAVLNIILDPILITAFGEYGIEGAAIATVISQVIQSAITMIYFIRKSKNVRFHKIQIEKALLPEMFSVGLSAMMMQLMSMIQQTLMYRMAAKYGGNNQLILMGATLRIQALSFIPLWGMSQGLQPVVGTNYGAKLFPRVKKCMNTFILGATVLACIFWIPIELFPQKVLSLMITDVGIVNEGITNFRIMYSLFPALGTFIMGVTFFQSIGNAKNAGLLILLRQIILFVPAIIVFPSIVGISAVWFVSPLIDGIVFIILVYLILKEYKKMDTVNLSEAI, encoded by the coding sequence ATGAATAAGAATAAAGAGGAATTGCTTCACAAAGAACCTAAAGAATTGATGTTTAAATTATGTATTCCAGCAATTATAGGAATGGTAGTAATAGGTTTATATTCATTTATGGATGGGGTTTTTGCTGGACAATTAATAGGAAAGAATGCTATGGGCGCTGTAGCAGTTGCATATCCAATTACATTTTTAAATAATGCTATAGCTACTTTGATAGGAATTGGGTCTTCATCTATTTTATCAAGAGCTATAGGAAAAAATGATCAGGAAACAGTAGATAAAATTATGGGGAATTTATTATGCTTAGTATTGATATTTTCCACAATTATCATGATTATAGGAATTGTATTTGCAAAAGAACTTTTAATTTTAACTGGGGCTGAAGGAGAAATCTTAGAGTTAGCTGTAAGATATCTGCGTATTACTTTTATAGGTTCAATTTTTGTTAATTTTGCTCAAAGTGCAAATATGGTAATGCGTGGAGAAGGAATTATGAAGAAAGCTATGCTTTTTATGACAATAGGAGCTGTTTTAAATATAATATTAGATCCTATTTTAATAACAGCCTTTGGAGAATATGGAATTGAAGGTGCAGCAATAGCTACTGTGATATCTCAGGTTATACAATCTGCTATTACAATGATTTACTTTATAAGAAAAAGTAAAAATGTTAGATTCCATAAAATACAAATTGAGAAAGCACTTCTACCAGAGATGTTTTCTGTAGGATTATCCGCTATGATGATGCAACTTATGAGTATGATACAACAGACATTAATGTATAGAATGGCAGCAAAGTATGGTGGTAATAATCAATTAATATTAATGGGAGCAACATTAAGAATTCAAGCATTATCCTTTATCCCACTTTGGGGAATGAGTCAAGGATTGCAGCCAGTAGTTGGAACAAATTATGGAGCAAAATTGTTTCCAAGAGTAAAAAAATGCATGAACACATTTATATTAGGAGCTACTGTTCTTGCTTGTATATTTTGGATACCTATTGAACTGTTCCCTCAAAAGGTATTATCACTAATGATAACAGATGTGGGGATAGTTAACGAAGGAATTACTAATTTTAGAATAATGTACAGCTTGTTCCCAGCGCTAGGAACTTTTATTATGGGAGTAACATTTTTTCAGTCAATAGGTAATGCTAAAAATGCTGGCCTTTTGATTTTGTTAAGACAGATCATATTGTTTGTACCAGCAATTATAGTATTTCCTTCTATAGTAGGAATTAGTGCTGTATGGTTTGTAAGTCCATTAATAGATGGAATAGTATTTATTATATTAGTCTATTTAATTTTAAAGGAATATAAAAAGATGGATACAGTAAATTTATCTGAAGCTATATAA